Proteins found in one Acinetobacter sp. XH1741 genomic segment:
- a CDS encoding enoyl-CoA hydratase/isomerase family protein, whose amino-acid sequence MSYQFLQLEQQGQVAYVWLNRPELHNAFNTTVIEELHTCFKQINTRDDIRVVVLAGRGKSFSAGADLNWMKQAGQASSAENEADALKLAQMLDALATLKQPTIARVHGIAFGGGMGLASACDICIASTDAKFATSEVRLGLAPSTISPYVIRAIGARQASRYFLTAERISAREAKHIGLAHEVADAEDLDKKVQEIIDALLLGGPHAQAASKHLIQMVSNQTMSNNLLQQTAHHIAQVRQGSEAKEGLSAFLNKQQPAWVSNSNNNN is encoded by the coding sequence ATGAGCTATCAATTTTTACAACTCGAACAACAAGGTCAGGTTGCCTATGTTTGGCTGAACCGCCCTGAACTACACAATGCTTTTAATACAACCGTCATTGAAGAATTGCATACCTGTTTTAAGCAAATCAATACACGTGATGATATTCGTGTAGTAGTTCTAGCGGGTCGCGGCAAAAGCTTTTCAGCAGGTGCCGACCTCAACTGGATGAAACAGGCAGGTCAAGCATCTTCAGCAGAAAATGAAGCAGATGCTCTAAAGCTTGCCCAAATGTTAGATGCGCTTGCAACGCTTAAACAACCGACTATTGCGCGTGTGCATGGCATTGCCTTTGGTGGTGGTATGGGTTTGGCATCGGCATGTGATATTTGCATTGCTAGCACAGATGCCAAGTTTGCAACCTCTGAGGTTCGTTTGGGGCTTGCTCCATCTACCATTAGTCCCTACGTGATTCGTGCGATTGGCGCAAGACAAGCCTCTCGTTACTTCTTAACTGCCGAGCGAATTTCAGCACGTGAAGCCAAACACATTGGTTTGGCACACGAAGTGGCAGATGCAGAAGACTTAGATAAAAAAGTTCAAGAAATTATTGATGCATTATTACTTGGTGGTCCGCATGCTCAAGCGGCATCAAAACATCTGATTCAAATGGTGAGCAACCAGACCATGAGCAATAACTTGCTGCAACAGACAGCACATCATATTGCTCAAGTTCGTCAAGGCAGTGAAGCAAAAGAAGGTCTGAGTGCCTTTTTAAATAAACAGCAGCCTGCTTGGGTTTCTAACTCGAATAACAACAATTAA
- a CDS encoding acetyl/propionyl/methylcrotonyl-CoA carboxylase subunit alpha produces MFEKILIANRGEIACRVIRTAKKLGIATVAVYSDADANAQHVKLADEAVYIGQSPATQSYLQVDRIIQAAIDTGSQAVHPGYGFLSENDQFALACQQHNICFIGPPVDAILAMGLKATSKALMEKAGVPLTPGYHGTNQDADFLKQQADRIGYPVLIKASAGGGGKGMSLVERSEDFLHALASCKREAKSSFGNDDVLIERYVIQPRHIEVQVFGDTHGNYVHLFERDCSVQRRHQKVLEEAPAPQMPSEKLDAVRQAAIDAARAVNYVGAGTVEFIVEQDGTAYFMEMNTRLQVEHPVTEMITGEDLVEWQLRVAYGEPLPKLQNELHIHGHALEARIYAEEPEKGFLPAIGKIDYLHYPTQNQYVRVDSGIVEGDEITTYYDPMIAKLIVWGKNREAALIQMQHALSQFHVDGLGNNIAFLEKIVRSESFKQAKLDTNLIQREQNFLFSPEEIKPELVVAAAFIEFLSKLNNNSSSQKQLWQAQPLWRLNIAYQHSIKLNYLNQNIQVKFASNEHGFTAEYNGQSYPISGQLIDAHTASVQINGTQQKLSFNQSQQGITLFQNGQSYKFAYIRQDFNQADSQADEGHLKAPMPGVVTQVLVSANHSVKKDDILMTLEAMKMEYTIRAPKDGLIVDSYFQVGDQVKAGDELVEFQPAQEEVA; encoded by the coding sequence ATGTTTGAAAAGATTTTAATTGCGAACCGTGGCGAAATTGCCTGCCGTGTGATTCGTACAGCCAAAAAATTAGGGATTGCAACGGTTGCTGTTTACTCCGATGCAGACGCAAACGCACAACATGTCAAACTTGCAGATGAAGCGGTTTATATTGGTCAGTCCCCTGCAACACAAAGTTATTTACAGGTTGATCGTATTATTCAAGCAGCAATTGATACAGGCAGCCAAGCGGTTCACCCGGGCTACGGTTTTCTTTCAGAAAATGACCAATTTGCGCTTGCTTGCCAACAACACAATATTTGCTTTATTGGCCCACCAGTGGATGCCATTTTGGCGATGGGCTTAAAAGCAACCTCTAAAGCTTTAATGGAAAAAGCAGGTGTTCCTTTAACACCGGGTTATCACGGAACCAACCAAGATGCTGACTTTTTAAAACAACAGGCCGACCGAATTGGCTATCCAGTTTTAATTAAAGCCAGTGCTGGCGGCGGTGGTAAAGGCATGAGTCTGGTTGAACGCAGTGAAGATTTTCTACATGCCTTAGCCTCTTGTAAACGTGAAGCCAAATCGAGCTTTGGTAATGATGATGTCTTAATTGAGCGTTATGTGATTCAACCGCGCCATATTGAAGTTCAAGTGTTTGGCGATACACATGGCAATTATGTGCATTTATTTGAACGCGACTGCTCTGTACAACGTCGCCACCAAAAAGTGCTAGAAGAAGCCCCTGCTCCACAGATGCCAAGCGAAAAACTCGATGCGGTGCGCCAAGCAGCAATTGATGCTGCGCGTGCGGTAAATTATGTCGGTGCTGGTACAGTTGAGTTTATTGTGGAACAAGACGGTACGGCTTATTTCATGGAAATGAATACTCGTCTACAAGTCGAACACCCAGTGACTGAAATGATTACAGGTGAAGACTTGGTTGAATGGCAACTACGTGTAGCTTATGGCGAACCTTTGCCAAAACTACAAAACGAATTACACATTCACGGCCATGCGCTCGAAGCACGGATCTATGCAGAAGAACCTGAAAAGGGCTTTTTACCTGCTATTGGTAAAATTGACTATCTGCACTACCCAACTCAAAACCAATATGTACGTGTAGACAGTGGTATTGTTGAAGGCGATGAAATCACGACCTATTACGACCCAATGATAGCTAAACTGATCGTATGGGGTAAAAACCGTGAAGCTGCACTCATTCAAATGCAACATGCTTTAAGCCAATTCCATGTCGATGGTTTAGGCAACAATATTGCCTTTCTTGAAAAAATTGTTCGTAGCGAATCGTTTAAACAAGCCAAGCTTGATACCAATCTGATTCAGCGTGAACAAAACTTCTTGTTTAGTCCTGAAGAAATCAAACCAGAACTTGTAGTGGCAGCGGCATTTATTGAGTTTCTAAGCAAACTTAATAACAACAGCTCAAGCCAAAAACAGCTTTGGCAAGCTCAACCGCTTTGGCGTTTAAATATTGCTTATCAGCACAGCATTAAACTGAATTATTTAAACCAAAATATCCAAGTCAAGTTTGCTTCAAATGAACATGGCTTCACCGCAGAATATAACGGTCAAAGCTACCCGATTTCTGGCCAATTGATTGATGCGCATACGGCCTCTGTTCAAATTAATGGAACACAGCAAAAACTGTCTTTTAACCAAAGTCAGCAAGGCATTACCTTATTCCAAAATGGACAAAGCTATAAGTTTGCTTATATTCGCCAAGACTTTAATCAAGCAGATAGTCAAGCCGATGAAGGTCACTTAAAAGCCCCAATGCCGGGTGTAGTCACGCAAGTGCTGGTAAGTGCAAATCATAGCGTGAAGAAAGACGATATTTTAATGACGCTTGAAGCCATGAAAATGGAATACACCATTCGTGCACCTAAAGACGGCTTGATTGTAGACTCTTATTTCCAAGTCGGTGATCAGGTCAAAGCTGGCGATGAACTTGTGGAATTTCAGCCTGCTCAGGAGGAAGTTGCATGA
- a CDS encoding hydroxymethylglutaryl-CoA lyase, producing MSEFVKIVEVGPRDGLQNEKQALTVEQRLNFINDLINAGLKSIEVGSCVSAKWVPQMAQSDELFKLLPQTTEVQFSLLTPNIKGFETAQAVGCKEVAVFTAASESFTRKNINCSIDESFEKFSDVMSAAKAHNIRVRGYVSCIVDCPYEGAIAPEQVVKVVKRLYDMGCYEVSLGETIGTATPDRVQKVWQACLAELDSKVLAGHFHNTYGMAIANIYQSLQQGIRVFDSSLAGLGGCPYAKGASGNVSTEDLFYLLSHMGFETGIDLEKLMQASQNISNVLNRKSLSNYANAYWQTKCA from the coding sequence ATGAGTGAGTTTGTCAAAATCGTGGAGGTCGGTCCCAGAGATGGCCTCCAAAACGAAAAGCAGGCCTTGACCGTCGAACAGCGTTTAAACTTTATTAATGACTTGATAAATGCAGGTCTGAAATCGATTGAAGTGGGTTCATGTGTTTCGGCAAAATGGGTACCGCAAATGGCTCAAAGTGACGAGCTATTTAAGCTGTTACCCCAAACAACCGAGGTGCAATTTAGTCTGCTCACGCCCAATATCAAAGGTTTTGAGACAGCTCAAGCGGTAGGATGCAAAGAAGTTGCAGTGTTTACGGCAGCTTCTGAAAGCTTTACTCGTAAAAATATTAACTGCTCAATCGACGAAAGCTTTGAAAAATTCAGCGATGTCATGAGCGCAGCAAAAGCACATAACATCCGTGTACGCGGTTATGTCTCTTGTATTGTCGATTGTCCTTATGAAGGTGCAATTGCACCTGAGCAAGTCGTAAAAGTAGTGAAACGGCTCTATGACATGGGCTGCTATGAGGTGTCTTTAGGTGAAACCATTGGCACGGCAACACCAGATCGTGTTCAAAAGGTTTGGCAAGCCTGTCTTGCTGAACTCGACAGCAAGGTTTTAGCTGGGCATTTCCATAACACCTACGGCATGGCAATTGCCAATATTTATCAGTCTTTACAGCAAGGCATTCGTGTTTTTGATTCGTCTCTTGCAGGACTTGGTGGTTGCCCTTATGCCAAAGGGGCTTCTGGCAATGTATCGACAGAAGATCTGTTTTATTTACTGTCGCACATGGGGTTTGAAACGGGGATTGATTTAGAAAAACTGATGCAAGCCAGCCAAAATATTAGCAATGTATTAAACCGAAAAAGCTTGTCGAATTATGCAAATGCGTATTGGCAAACCAAGTGTGCATAG
- a CDS encoding IS4-like element ISAba1 family transposase (programmed frameshift), with product MTHLNELYLILNKSLKWNKSHLKCFALIMLVIILKQTCNLSSASKALPIKCLPQSFYRRMQRFFAGQYFDYRQISQLIFNMFSFDQVQLTLDRTNWKWGKRNINILMLAIVYRGIAIPILWTLLNKRGNSDTKERIALIQRFIAIFGKDRIVNVFADREFIGEQWFTWLIEQDINFCIRVKKNFIVTNHLGKNHKISDLFRHLKVGQIECRKRRILVGRVKLYISALQLENGELLLVVSPQFNANAIQDYALRWEIETLFSCLKGRGFNLENTRLTDPRRVKKLIAVLAISFCWCYLTGEWQHDQKKAIKIKKHGRLSMSLFRYGLDYVQMAIQRLIGFGKKEEFKEILAILRRQNPDRIRVL from the exons ATGACACATCTCAATGAGTTATATCTTATCTTAAACAAATCTCTAAAATGGAACAAGTCACATTTAAAGTGCTTTGCGCTCATCATGCTTGTGATTATTTTAAAGCAAACATGTAATCTTTCTTCTGCATCTAAAGCCTTGCCCATCAAGTGCTTACCACAATCATTTTATCGACGTATGCAGCGCTTCTTTGCAGGTCAGTATTTTGATTATCGTCAAATTTCTCAGTTGATTTTCAATATGTTTTCATTCGACCAAGTGCAACTGACTTTAGATAGAACCAATTGGAAATGGGGAAAACGAAATATTAATATCCTGATGCTCGCAATCGTTTATCGTGGAATAGCGATACCTATCCTTTGGACATTGCTTAATAAACGTGGAAATTCAGATACGAAAGAGCGCATTGCTTTGATTCAACGCTTTATAGCCATTTTTGGTAAAGACCGTATTGTGAATGTGTTCGCAGACAGAGAGTTTATCGGTGAGCAGTGGTTTACATGGTTAATTGAACAAGACATCAACTTCTGCATTCGTGTTA AAAAAAACTTCATTGTCACCAATCATTTAGGAAAGAATCATAAAATTAGTGATTTATTTCGCCATCTTAAAGTTGGTCAAATTGAATGTCGTAAACGACGGATTTTGGTTGGTCGGGTGAAACTATATATAAGTGCACTACAGTTAGAAAATGGAGAGCTTTTACTCGTCGTTTCTCCTCAGTTTAATGCCAATGCTATTCAGGATTATGCATTACGCTGGGAAATTGAAACCTTATTCAGTTGTCTCAAAGGACGCGGGTTTAATCTTGAAAATACGCGCTTGACAGACCCTAGACGAGTGAAAAAATTGATTGCGGTGTTAGCTATAAGCTTCTGTTGGTGTTACTTAACGGGTGAATGGCAACATGATCAAAAAAAAGCGATAAAAATAAAGAAGCATGGACGACTCTCAATGAGTTTATTTCGCTATGGTTTAGACTATGTTCAAATGGCGATTCAGCGTTTAATTGGTTTTGGGAAAAAAGAAGAGTTTAAGGAAATTTTGGCAATTTTAAGAAGGCAGAATCCTGATAGGATAAGGGTTCTGTGA
- a CDS encoding AAA family ATPase — MAKIITIANRKGGVGKTTLATNLAVSLNQKGKSILIDCDEQQSSSKWARQRGDIECQCIHENLLLQLEKLDAEYEYVLIDVAGRDSTVFREALLVSNVLIIPTQPSLLDLQVLDYMQEKVAAARKTNKDLDAYVLINRASVRSNELNDAVELINEYEQFKLLKTVLFERKQYRDAILESKSVTEMNSSKSKDEMNALIIELL, encoded by the coding sequence ATGGCTAAGATTATAACTATAGCGAACCGAAAAGGTGGAGTTGGTAAGACTACACTAGCTACTAATTTAGCTGTATCGCTCAATCAAAAAGGAAAAAGCATACTGATTGATTGTGATGAACAACAATCATCTTCAAAATGGGCTAGACAACGTGGAGATATTGAGTGTCAGTGTATTCACGAAAATCTATTACTACAGCTTGAGAAATTAGATGCGGAATATGAGTACGTCCTAATAGATGTTGCAGGGCGAGATTCAACGGTCTTTCGTGAAGCTCTACTTGTATCCAATGTGCTAATAATCCCTACTCAGCCAAGCCTACTTGATCTGCAAGTATTGGACTACATGCAAGAGAAAGTTGCTGCTGCTAGAAAGACTAATAAAGATTTAGACGCATACGTGTTGATTAATAGAGCTTCAGTACGCTCAAATGAGCTAAATGACGCTGTGGAGCTTATTAACGAATATGAGCAGTTCAAACTACTAAAAACAGTGCTATTCGAGCGCAAACAGTATCGTGATGCGATTCTTGAATCAAAGTCAGTAACAGAAATGAATAGCTCGAAATCGAAAGACGAAATGAACGCTTTAATTATCGAATTGTTGTGA